From a single Eisenibacter elegans DSM 3317 genomic region:
- a CDS encoding MFS transporter, with product MSQSLAAFRSTNYRIFFLGQAVSNIGNLMNQVVVGWLIYELTQSSFLLGFVLFSREFSAFILSPFAGVWADTYNKHQLVMGCNLVLMLSTFVLGGLVLWGWVAVWSLVLIQVVVGATVALEVTARQAFVNELVDDPTHLSSAIALNSALFNTARILGPTLAGWLIPLMGEGYCLVLYGAMLLFIQLTFRMMQLPPFYRPLYTPSLQERLQDGYRYVESQPTLRRLLLTIVLVTFLGLGYETLLPVFAKDVFGRGPEALGYLTSAVGAGAVVGALYISRLRNNQGLADALRYGWLLFALFVVAFALTDNLYWALLWLFVAGIGRVCVYTAANTLMQSLADTTKRARVLSFYVMLFTAGRTVGNLVWAALSDGIGVNYAIALSGILCFIIGLWLFRALRMA from the coding sequence GTGAGTCAATCTCTGGCTGCTTTCCGTTCGACTAACTACCGCATATTTTTCCTAGGGCAGGCTGTCTCCAATATCGGCAACTTGATGAATCAAGTAGTGGTCGGATGGTTGATTTATGAGCTGACCCAATCGAGCTTTTTGCTAGGTTTTGTACTTTTTTCGCGGGAGTTTTCGGCTTTTATCCTCTCTCCTTTTGCCGGTGTATGGGCCGATACCTACAACAAACATCAGTTGGTGATGGGCTGCAACTTGGTGTTGATGTTGAGTACCTTTGTGTTGGGGGGCTTGGTATTGTGGGGTTGGGTAGCAGTATGGTCCTTGGTCTTGATTCAGGTCGTGGTTGGTGCTACGGTAGCCCTAGAGGTTACAGCACGTCAGGCTTTTGTGAACGAATTGGTAGATGATCCTACGCACCTCTCATCGGCCATTGCGCTCAACTCTGCCCTCTTCAACACGGCGCGTATTCTGGGGCCTACCCTCGCCGGTTGGCTTATTCCCTTGATGGGAGAGGGCTACTGCCTAGTGCTCTATGGGGCAATGTTGTTGTTTATACAGCTGACTTTCAGGATGATGCAACTACCTCCGTTCTATCGTCCCCTTTATACGCCCAGTCTACAGGAGCGCCTTCAGGATGGCTATCGTTATGTCGAATCACAACCTACGCTCCGGCGTTTGTTGCTGACCATCGTGTTGGTTACCTTTTTGGGGTTGGGCTACGAAACGCTGCTGCCCGTTTTTGCCAAGGATGTATTTGGCAGAGGCCCCGAAGCATTGGGTTATCTCACCAGCGCCGTCGGAGCGGGTGCTGTAGTGGGTGCTTTGTATATCAGCCGTTTGCGCAACAACCAAGGGCTGGCCGATGCCCTGCGTTATGGGTGGCTGCTCTTTGCGCTGTTTGTGGTAGCCTTCGCCCTGACAGACAACCTCTATTGGGCGCTGCTTTGGCTGTTTGTAGCCGGTATTGGGCGGGTTTGTGTATACACTGCTGCCAATACGCTTATGCAAAGCTTGGCCGATACCACCAAAAGGGCACGGGTGTTGAGTTTTTATGTGATGCTCTTCACAGCCGGGCGCACGGTAGGCAACTTGGTATGGGCTGCCCTGTCGGACGGTATCGGGGTCAATTATGCCATTGCCCTCAGCGGAATCCTCTGTTTTATTATTGGGCTGTGGTTGTTTAGAGCGCTGCGTATGGCCTGA
- a CDS encoding vWA domain-containing protein — protein MSKPTTHKVFNLIILDESGSMESIKQTIITGFNEVVQTVKGVAEQYPEQEHYISLISFNGLGIKTIHANEPVSQLHAIDDKKYQPDASTPLYDAMGAGLAMQRREAEQHSACNVLVTILTDGEENASKEYQAESIRKMIEELQLKNWTFTYIGANHDVTKVAASLSITNTMQFEANESSMQQMFAKEKRARMAYSKKISKQQDTSSGFYDEEA, from the coding sequence ATGTCAAAACCAACCACCCACAAAGTATTCAACCTTATCATCTTAGATGAGAGCGGCTCTATGGAAAGCATCAAGCAGACCATCATCACAGGCTTCAATGAGGTCGTGCAGACGGTCAAAGGTGTGGCTGAGCAATACCCCGAACAGGAACATTATATCTCGCTAATTAGCTTCAATGGATTGGGTATCAAGACGATACACGCCAACGAACCTGTAAGCCAGCTACACGCTATCGATGATAAGAAATACCAACCCGATGCCTCTACTCCCCTCTACGACGCAATGGGTGCCGGCCTGGCAATGCAGCGCCGCGAAGCCGAACAACATAGTGCCTGTAATGTATTGGTAACCATCCTCACCGACGGAGAAGAAAATGCCTCGAAGGAGTATCAGGCCGAATCTATCCGCAAGATGATCGAAGAGTTACAACTCAAAAACTGGACCTTCACCTATATTGGTGCCAACCACGACGTAACCAAGGTCGCTGCCTCATTATCTATTACCAACACGATGCAGTTTGAGGCCAACGAATCCAGTATGCAGCAGATGTTTGCCAAGGAAAAACGCGCCCGCATGGCCTACAGCAAAAAAATCAGCAAACAGCAAGATACTAGCAGTGGCTTTTATGATGAAGAGGCGTAG
- a CDS encoding nicotinate phosphoribosyltransferase, whose product MNITQDLYKSSLSLLTDLYQLTMAYGYWKAQKHEDEAVFHLFFRKHPFQGGFTIACGLAYVIDYLKHFKFDTTDIAYLAELKGADGTPLFEQAFLDYLAQMEFGCDIDAVPEGTVVFPQAPIVRVRGPIIQCQLVETALLNMINYQSLIATKAARICLAAKGEPVLEFGLRRAQGIDGGIAASRAAYIGGCVATSNVLAGKLFGIPVRGTHAHSWVMSFDTEVEAFDTYAQYLPNNCVFLVDTYDTLEGVKNAIETGRKLRERGYEMLGIRLDSGDLAYLSIEARRLLDEAGFEKATIVASNDLDEHIIQSLKLQGATINVWGIGTKLVTAFDQPALGGVYKIAATRKPQQPWQYKVKLSEQVIKISNPGILQVRRYQNEEGAIADMIYDIERPLPEKVTIVDPMDFTRRKKIATQQVQHQDLLQPLMRQGQLCYQSPTISEIRDYAQAQLAQFHSGIKRFTNPHGYPVGLEKSLNDFKMELILQLREQQAS is encoded by the coding sequence ATGAACATTACCCAAGACTTATACAAAAGCTCGCTCAGCCTCCTTACCGACCTCTATCAGCTGACGATGGCCTACGGGTATTGGAAAGCCCAAAAGCACGAAGACGAGGCAGTATTCCACCTTTTTTTTCGCAAACATCCGTTCCAAGGAGGGTTTACGATTGCCTGTGGCTTGGCCTATGTGATTGATTACCTCAAGCATTTTAAATTTGACACTACTGACATCGCCTACCTTGCCGAGCTCAAAGGCGCAGATGGTACCCCTCTTTTTGAACAGGCTTTTTTGGATTATTTAGCCCAGATGGAGTTTGGCTGTGATATCGACGCAGTACCCGAGGGCACAGTGGTTTTCCCACAAGCGCCCATCGTGCGGGTGCGCGGGCCTATTATCCAGTGTCAGCTTGTCGAAACGGCCCTACTCAATATGATTAATTACCAAAGCCTTATCGCCACTAAGGCTGCCCGCATTTGCTTGGCAGCCAAAGGCGAGCCAGTGTTGGAATTTGGCCTGCGTCGTGCTCAGGGCATCGATGGAGGCATTGCGGCGAGCCGAGCGGCGTATATTGGCGGCTGTGTAGCCACCTCCAACGTATTGGCGGGCAAGCTATTCGGCATTCCAGTACGGGGCACACACGCGCACAGCTGGGTAATGTCTTTTGATACCGAAGTAGAGGCTTTTGATACCTACGCTCAGTATTTACCCAATAACTGTGTGTTTTTGGTCGACACCTACGACACCCTCGAGGGGGTCAAAAATGCCATCGAAACAGGCCGCAAACTCCGCGAACGCGGGTATGAGATGCTTGGTATCCGGCTCGACTCGGGCGACTTGGCCTACCTCAGTATCGAAGCGCGCCGCCTGCTCGATGAGGCTGGGTTTGAAAAAGCCACCATCGTAGCCAGCAATGACCTCGACGAGCATATCATCCAAAGTCTCAAGCTACAAGGGGCAACTATCAATGTATGGGGCATTGGTACCAAGCTCGTAACTGCCTTTGACCAACCAGCCCTCGGAGGGGTGTATAAAATAGCCGCCACCCGAAAACCCCAACAACCTTGGCAATACAAAGTAAAACTGTCTGAGCAGGTCATCAAAATCTCTAACCCCGGCATCCTGCAAGTACGCCGTTATCAAAACGAAGAGGGGGCTATTGCCGATATGATTTACGACATAGAGCGCCCGCTGCCCGAAAAAGTTACCATCGTAGATCCGATGGATTTTACCCGCCGCAAAAAAATCGCTACCCAACAAGTACAACACCAAGACCTGCTACAGCCCCTGATGCGCCAAGGCCAACTTTGTTACCAAAGCCCTACCATCTCCGAAATTCGGGACTATGCCCAAGCTCAGTTGGCACAGTTTCACAGTGGTATCAAGCGCTTTACCAACCCCCACGGCTACCCCGTAGGGCTTGAAAAAAGCCTTAACGACTTCAAGATGGAGCTTATTTTACAGCTGCGCGAACAACAGGCTAGCTAA
- a CDS encoding YdcF family protein has translation MFFFWSKVLLLVFNPLLWGLALLVYALYTTNQKRRLQILRLSLAAAVLLTNPGLPMWCLQRWEGEVPRLQDLAERYEYGIVLTGITVYKQPDDRVYFSRGADRLLHALWLYRQGRIRKILITGGTTDIFGQSVRSEAERLAEVLALAEVPPADILIEPNARNTYENAQLSAQILQKAQATQQTHLLITSAFHLPRATACFRKAGLDVMPFGTDFYTPDRHTVGAFAYWVPSLNAPQLWQVLLKEWLGFAVYRMSGYL, from the coding sequence ATGTTCTTCTTTTGGTCTAAAGTATTGTTGTTGGTCTTCAACCCACTATTGTGGGGCTTGGCCTTGCTAGTATATGCTTTATATACGACAAATCAAAAGCGGCGTTTACAAATCCTGCGCTTGAGCTTGGCGGCGGCAGTGCTTTTGACCAATCCCGGCCTGCCGATGTGGTGTTTGCAGCGCTGGGAGGGAGAAGTTCCCCGCCTCCAAGACCTCGCCGAGCGCTACGAATACGGCATTGTGCTCACAGGTATAACGGTATACAAACAACCTGACGACCGGGTCTACTTCAGCCGTGGAGCCGACCGCCTCCTACACGCCCTTTGGCTCTACCGCCAGGGACGCATCCGGAAAATTCTCATCACCGGAGGTACTACCGATATCTTCGGCCAGAGCGTCCGGAGTGAGGCCGAGCGTTTGGCCGAAGTACTGGCCTTGGCTGAAGTACCACCAGCAGATATTCTGATAGAGCCTAATGCCCGCAATACCTACGAGAATGCGCAGCTGAGCGCTCAAATACTCCAAAAAGCCCAAGCCACCCAACAAACACACCTACTCATTACGTCGGCCTTTCACCTACCCCGCGCCACTGCTTGCTTTCGCAAAGCCGGACTTGATGTGATGCCCTTTGGGACTGATTTTTATACCCCCGACCGCCATACCGTTGGCGCTTTTGCCTACTGGGTTCCTTCGCTCAATGCTCCACAATTATGGCAGGTATTGCTCAAAGAATGGCTCGGCTTCGCAGTCTATCGAATGAGCGGGTATTTGTAG
- a CDS encoding acyloxyacyl hydrolase: MRNKVLIINVLLVVFLLITPLSAQPSRFWKGLELGVGLGAILKADDFTPHLRNNAVQRWSLQASHSLPALPPGLISLHYVDFQHPNLGEALALTASGELRLYQARHHRLVFRLGLGLAYVSRPYHHLHNHKNNMIGSHLNAAWQGELAWLARLAPHWQGGLQLELLHFSNGAMQLPNMGTNLMSLQAKVAYHWAESPPPQNNAQLHASQPIWQLGTSLGWVEQYPTGGRKYRVYHSFAAHYRPILPWLYGGGQLDVSSHEMFDELRTEDNELVRVPRLRIGVAPGLWMPIHSRLSLQIHVGYYPYKPQPVDSRWYQRYGLQYRFWRQWNAGFAMRGQLGSVDHLEWGLIYTLSARQR; this comes from the coding sequence ATGAGAAATAAAGTACTGATAATCAATGTTTTGCTTGTTGTTTTTCTACTAATCACTCCGCTCAGCGCACAACCTTCTCGGTTTTGGAAAGGGTTGGAGCTAGGTGTGGGGCTGGGAGCTATCCTCAAAGCAGACGATTTTACGCCACACTTACGCAACAATGCTGTACAGCGTTGGAGCTTGCAAGCCTCCCACAGCCTGCCAGCGCTCCCGCCCGGCTTGATTTCGCTGCATTATGTTGACTTTCAGCATCCCAATTTGGGCGAAGCCCTAGCCCTGACCGCCTCAGGGGAGCTTCGGCTGTACCAAGCTCGCCATCACCGCTTAGTGTTTCGGTTGGGCTTGGGGCTGGCCTATGTCAGTAGACCCTACCACCACCTGCACAACCACAAAAACAATATGATTGGCAGCCACCTCAACGCCGCTTGGCAGGGCGAGCTGGCCTGGCTTGCTCGATTGGCTCCACATTGGCAGGGGGGGCTACAACTAGAGCTGCTTCATTTCTCCAACGGGGCGATGCAGTTGCCCAATATGGGGACTAACCTGATGAGTCTTCAGGCCAAAGTAGCCTACCATTGGGCCGAAAGCCCCCCACCCCAAAACAATGCCCAACTGCACGCATCACAACCCATTTGGCAGCTAGGCACCAGCCTAGGCTGGGTAGAACAGTATCCCACCGGTGGGCGCAAATACCGTGTATACCACAGTTTTGCGGCGCATTATCGCCCAATCTTGCCTTGGCTTTATGGGGGTGGGCAGCTGGATGTTTCTTCACACGAGATGTTTGACGAACTGCGCACCGAAGACAACGAGTTGGTGCGTGTTCCCCGACTGCGTATCGGCGTTGCTCCCGGCCTCTGGATGCCCATACATTCGCGCCTTAGTCTACAAATCCATGTAGGTTACTACCCCTACAAACCACAGCCCGTCGACAGCCGCTGGTACCAACGCTATGGATTGCAGTATCGCTTCTGGCGACAATGGAATGCGGGTTTTGCCATGCGCGGCCAGCTAGGCAGTGTCGACCACCTCGAATGGGGGCTGATTTATACCCTGAGCGCAAGGCAAAGATAG
- a CDS encoding ion transporter — protein sequence MWRFLIKWHNLAQAQAFYIINPALSRRSISRWFDDLIVWLIMLNLIVIILESFQELEMYEIFFRYFEWFSVSVFSLEYLLHLWTANLRYPNANFVVARLRYIFSFMGLVDLISILPFYLPYFFNIDLRVLRVLRLVRLLRIFKLNRYSPSLIMFSQIVREKRDELGITIFLTFILLLVASTLMYHLESHVQPEQFPNVGATFWWTVATLTTVGYGDVYPVTNWGRFLSGCIALLGIGIVALPTSILSASYLEKLAEQRREKNTSEHNLTREQELERELTELRTAVAQYEAKTGVAITEFKGFKSIPNPSTPEVVVSTPVFSFCPYCGKKLPSADG from the coding sequence ATGTGGCGTTTTTTGATCAAATGGCACAACCTTGCTCAGGCACAGGCTTTTTATATCATCAACCCGGCCTTGTCGCGAAGGAGTATCAGCCGCTGGTTCGACGACCTGATTGTCTGGTTGATTATGCTCAATTTGATTGTCATCATCTTGGAGTCCTTTCAGGAATTGGAGATGTATGAGATATTTTTCAGGTATTTCGAATGGTTTTCTGTTTCGGTTTTTAGCCTAGAATACCTGCTACATCTTTGGACAGCCAATTTGCGGTATCCCAACGCTAATTTTGTGGTGGCACGGTTGCGCTACATATTTTCGTTTATGGGTTTGGTAGATTTGATTTCTATTTTGCCTTTTTACCTGCCCTACTTCTTCAATATCGACCTACGAGTATTGCGTGTGCTGCGCTTGGTACGCCTGCTGCGTATTTTCAAGCTCAACCGGTATTCTCCTTCGTTGATTATGTTTAGTCAGATTGTGCGCGAAAAACGCGACGAATTGGGAATCACCATTTTCTTGACCTTTATATTGCTCTTGGTGGCTTCTACTTTGATGTATCACCTCGAAAGCCATGTACAGCCCGAGCAATTTCCCAACGTGGGCGCTACCTTTTGGTGGACGGTAGCCACCCTCACTACCGTAGGCTACGGGGATGTGTATCCGGTTACGAATTGGGGGCGGTTTTTGAGTGGTTGTATCGCGCTTCTGGGCATCGGTATTGTGGCCTTGCCTACGAGTATCTTGAGCGCTTCGTACCTAGAAAAACTAGCCGAGCAACGCCGCGAAAAAAATACAAGTGAGCATAATCTTACCCGTGAGCAAGAGTTGGAGCGCGAGCTGACAGAACTGCGCACAGCAGTGGCCCAATATGAGGCCAAAACTGGGGTAGCCATTACAGAGTTCAAGGGCTTTAAGTCTATTCCAAACCCTAGTACACCCGAAGTAGTTGTATCAACACCTGTGTTTTCGTTCTGCCCTTACTGTGGTAAAAAGTTACCCTCTGCTGATGGATGA
- a CDS encoding FtsL-like putative cell division protein: protein MAENSYRNAPKGNAQRQNRPVKAVRSLFDNFINLDAMIDQGLPTRYIPHLLFLGVLGIIYVGNTHQAEKMGRQLNQLERKVETLRADYTTSKIEFLQRSKQSEIMESAQELGLVENDGKTYRIVLEK from the coding sequence ATGGCCGAAAATAGCTACCGCAATGCACCCAAGGGCAATGCCCAACGCCAAAACCGCCCTGTGAAAGCCGTCCGTTCGTTGTTTGATAATTTTATCAACCTCGACGCGATGATAGACCAAGGTTTGCCCACCCGCTACATTCCCCACTTGCTTTTTTTAGGGGTGTTGGGGATTATCTATGTAGGCAATACCCACCAAGCAGAGAAGATGGGCAGGCAACTCAACCAACTCGAACGTAAGGTCGAAACCCTACGCGCCGATTATACCACCAGCAAGATAGAGTTTCTACAGCGCAGCAAGCAATCCGAGATTATGGAGAGCGCCCAAGAGCTGGGCTTGGTGGAGAATGATGGCAAAACCTACCGCATTGTTTTAGAAAAATAA
- a CDS encoding penicillin-binding protein → MEAKKLILLRTRVAFLGVVALCFVILVRLVYIQLIERPRWESAASENGLQYRTIKATRGNIYANGGQLLATSMPLFKVAIDPVVIPADVYQRDIDSLTVLLSHFFKDLTPREYFRKINNARVAGKRYIVLNNEPVNFKDKKRLEAWPLFREGQRRGGVIFEKVERRSYPYGQTAARVIGYVQEDSGRVGLEYSFDRTLAGINGNALYQRVSGSEWKPVSDFSQMVPTDGYDLYTTLDIDVQEIAAEELKKALEEHQADFGCVIVMEVKTGYIRAMANFGRNLDGDYVENYNYAVGEQGSTDPGSTFKLASAIALFEDNPMLELSDTIETGGGTYNFYGATMRDARAGGFGRLTIQQVFEQSSNVGVSKLITRQFGERPADFVNKLYEMQLGAALNFQLKGVAKPYIKTPEDKTWSATSLPWMSVGYEMRLSPLHTLTLYNAIANGGRMMQPQIVREVRRATQPIEQFVPGILSERICNDTTLQKVQTILEGVVQRGTARAIRSNQYRIAGKTGTSQKIDPKTGRYSPTKYYTSFAGYFPAEAPKYTCIVVIDSPRGFKQYGADVSAPVFRKVADRLYVRDLEMQQSTEALSPKQAFQTNIPADQVAYQQDVRFIMRALNIPSAVTAESEWVVPIAQPMQVSWKERSIQADRVPNVIGMSLRDALYILENRGFKVYFEGRGKVKTQSLMPGSALPSNKRIVLSLQ, encoded by the coding sequence ATGGAAGCCAAAAAACTTATTCTTTTGCGCACACGAGTAGCTTTTTTGGGCGTAGTGGCGCTTTGTTTTGTCATCTTGGTTCGCTTGGTATATATCCAACTTATAGAGCGCCCCCGTTGGGAAAGCGCCGCCAGCGAAAATGGCCTCCAATACCGTACCATCAAGGCTACACGTGGGAATATCTATGCTAATGGCGGGCAGCTTTTGGCTACCTCGATGCCTTTGTTCAAAGTAGCTATAGACCCTGTCGTCATTCCGGCAGATGTCTATCAGCGCGATATTGACTCCCTGACGGTATTGCTGTCGCACTTTTTCAAAGACCTGACACCACGTGAGTATTTCCGCAAAATCAACAATGCCCGCGTAGCAGGCAAGCGTTATATCGTACTCAACAACGAGCCGGTCAATTTTAAGGATAAAAAGCGCCTAGAAGCTTGGCCGCTTTTCCGCGAAGGGCAGCGCCGGGGCGGGGTGATTTTCGAAAAAGTAGAACGCCGCTCCTACCCCTACGGCCAAACGGCGGCGCGTGTTATTGGCTATGTACAAGAAGACAGCGGGCGCGTAGGACTTGAATATAGCTTCGACCGCACCTTGGCCGGTATCAATGGTAATGCGCTCTACCAACGCGTTTCGGGCAGCGAGTGGAAGCCCGTCAGTGATTTTTCGCAGATGGTACCTACCGATGGGTATGACCTCTACACAACCCTAGATATTGATGTACAAGAAATCGCAGCTGAGGAGCTGAAAAAAGCGCTCGAAGAGCATCAGGCCGACTTTGGCTGTGTGATTGTGATGGAAGTAAAAACAGGCTACATCCGAGCAATGGCCAACTTTGGGCGCAACCTCGATGGTGATTATGTCGAAAACTACAACTATGCCGTTGGCGAACAAGGCAGCACCGACCCCGGCTCTACCTTCAAACTAGCTTCGGCCATTGCCTTGTTTGAAGATAACCCCATGCTGGAGTTGAGCGATACCATCGAAACCGGAGGTGGTACCTACAACTTTTACGGAGCCACGATGCGCGACGCACGCGCCGGCGGCTTTGGCCGGCTGACCATCCAGCAGGTCTTCGAACAATCATCCAACGTAGGGGTGTCCAAGCTCATCACCCGCCAGTTTGGGGAGCGCCCTGCCGACTTTGTCAATAAACTCTACGAAATGCAGTTGGGCGCTGCGCTCAATTTTCAGCTCAAAGGCGTGGCCAAGCCTTATATCAAAACCCCCGAAGACAAGACTTGGAGCGCCACCAGCTTGCCCTGGATGTCGGTAGGGTATGAGATGCGCCTCTCTCCCCTACACACCCTGACGCTCTACAATGCCATTGCCAACGGGGGGCGGATGATGCAGCCACAGATTGTGCGCGAAGTACGCCGCGCCACACAGCCTATCGAGCAGTTTGTGCCCGGTATCCTGAGTGAGCGCATCTGTAATGATACCACCCTCCAAAAAGTACAGACCATCCTCGAAGGCGTAGTACAGCGCGGTACAGCGCGGGCTATCCGCAGCAACCAATACCGCATTGCGGGCAAGACCGGTACTTCGCAAAAAATCGACCCCAAAACAGGGCGCTACTCTCCTACCAAGTATTATACCTCCTTTGCGGGCTACTTCCCCGCCGAAGCGCCCAAATACACCTGTATTGTGGTGATAGACAGCCCCCGAGGGTTCAAACAATATGGCGCTGACGTATCTGCTCCGGTATTCCGCAAGGTCGCCGACCGTCTCTATGTGCGCGACCTTGAAATGCAACAGTCTACCGAAGCGCTCTCACCCAAGCAGGCCTTCCAGACCAATATCCCCGCCGACCAAGTGGCCTATCAACAAGATGTCCGCTTTATTATGCGGGCGCTCAATATCCCCAGCGCCGTTACGGCTGAGTCGGAGTGGGTAGTGCCCATCGCCCAGCCGATGCAGGTTTCTTGGAAAGAGCGCAGCATCCAAGCCGACCGCGTGCCCAATGTCATTGGGATGTCGCTGCGCGATGCGCTCTACATCCTCGAAAACCGTGGTTTTAAGGTTTATTTTGAAGGCAGGGGCAAGGTCAAAACCCAGTCGCTGATGCCCGGCAGCGCGCTACCAAGCAATAAGCGTATAGTCTTGTCTTTGCAGTAA